Genomic DNA from Brenneria izadpanahii:
TCGAACTGGCGGCGACCACCTCTTCCTTATCCTGACGGATCCAGGCCTGCTCCTGCGCGTTGGCCTTGTCCTCAGGTTTGCCGAAATATAAAAACCAGGGGATAAGCCAGATGAAACCGATGCCGCCGAGGATCAGGAAAGCCCCCTGCCAGCCGTAATGAATCGCCACCCAGGGAATAATGGCCGGAGAAATGACTACCGCGACGTTAACCGCAACGCCCAGAATGCCGGTCGCCAGCGTGCGTTCCTGCTTGGGATGCCAGGCGGAAATGGCTTTCATCGCGGCGGGGAAGTTCGCCGACTCCCCCAGCCCCAGCAGTACGCGCATAACGGCGAAACCCGCCACCGAACCAACGGCGGCGTGTAACATGGCGGCGCCGCTCCAGATAATCATGGCCGCGGCATAGCTGATTTTGGTGCCGATCTTGTCGATAATCCGGCCGCAGACCAGCGTGCCGATGCCATAGGCGATGGTAAATGCATTAACCAGCCAGCTATATTCTATCTGTGACCAGCCGATCTCTTTTTGCAGCAACGGAGCCAATAAACCGAGAACCTGTCTGTCCATGTAATTGACCGTCGTGGCGAATACCAGCATCGAACAGATAAACCAACGATAATTTCCCTTAGGTGCCGGACCGTTTATTTCTATATTATTTTTTGTTTCCATAAAATTCTCCTTATTGCTTGGGTACAAGCGGAGTATGAAAAAGCATTAAACGTTCGCTTTTGCGATGCGCAGGGCGAAGAACATCCCCCGAAATAAAAGTTCTTATTTCGAGAAGTTCGTCTTAAGTAAATTACTTTTTAATTTTGTGCGTTTTTATGCACAGTCATTAAATAAACGGGCGTTAATTATTATTGATTATTTTCATAATAATCTCCTGGCTGCAATCTCTGGTGAGATATACCTTCATCTTTCAAGTTACAGGCGCGTCGGCTGCGTTTAATGACTCGGCCCATGCCGCTGTAAGCCGCGTTGAAACCCGCCTGGAGCAGATTTGTCACCCGCATCGCCTACCTGAGTAAGCTCATCGGAATTCACTCCCTTGCCGCCTTCCTGTAACGCGAAATTTATTGGGTATAAGCAGTAAAAATGAATTATGAGTAATTAATCTTTACAGTTAAGTTTATTTTAATTCTTCGCTTTCACCCTGAATCGTCCAGGTTTGCGGATCGATAATTCGGTTTTCGGCCTGAACGCGTCCGTCGGCAAAGAAAATAACCTGACCATAAAGCGGATCGTTTATTAATAAATCGCCGTTATCTTTTTCACTGACGGATAACGAATGGAAATTACGGGTGAAATCGCTAAGCTGCGTTATTGCGCTATCGTCGCACAGGCGAATGACCCAGCGGTGTTGACGGCCCGTTAGCCGGACTTCGCAATTTTTCGTTGGCCCTTGCGTCACCAACTCGAACGCTTTATTACCGAGCAGCAAAGCCATTCCATTTCCGCCGCGTACCGCAATTCGGTTATCCGCTATTTCAACCTGATCAAAGTTTTCCAGCGGCAGCCAGGCGTGGGAAAAATCCGGCTGGCCGTCATGGATATTGAAATCCAGCACGGCAAGACCACGGTACTGTTGAACGCGGGGCAATGTTCCGCACCCGCCCCAGTAGGAGGGACGGCCGAATCCCGCCTGTATGGTTTCCCCCGGATGGTTGATCCAGATTTGCGCCTCTGGGCTATCGCCCAGTCGCAGATGCAGCGGCGACTCCTGATATCCCCATTCTCCCCAGCGATAGTTGGCGATGGAGCCCATGGCGATATGGCGGGTTTTGTAGTGATACAGTTTGGCGATGCGGTTCGCGCCCTGGGCAAAGCGCCATTCCAGCGCGCGATCGCCCTGATAGACCGCGATTTCCTGTAATGCCGGAGCAACGCTGATGCGCCGATCCCGCAGCAATAACGCCAACTGGGGCAGAACATGGAAGCGGCAGCCATAACCGCCTTTCCCCCACAGCAGCCGGGCGATGGCGGA
This window encodes:
- a CDS encoding MFS transporter; protein product: METKNNIEINGPAPKGNYRWFICSMLVFATTVNYMDRQVLGLLAPLLQKEIGWSQIEYSWLVNAFTIAYGIGTLVCGRIIDKIGTKISYAAAMIIWSGAAMLHAAVGSVAGFAVMRVLLGLGESANFPAAMKAISAWHPKQERTLATGILGVAVNVAVVISPAIIPWVAIHYGWQGAFLILGGIGFIWLIPWFLYFGKPEDKANAQEQAWIRQDKEEVVAASSIKWSKLLGYRQLWAFALGKMLTDPIWWFFLFWLPKWLNETRDINMAGLGLPLIAIYLFAIVGSLGAGWLPGMLMRKGVSAANARKITMLICACAVIPIIAATQVESLWAAVAIVGLAAAAHQGWSANLLTSVSDLFPNAAVGSVVGIGSTFGMVGSVVFSTIIGAVLEQSGNYWGLFAIGSVAYLLAWCVMYLLLVPKMDRAKFD